Genomic DNA from Asterias amurensis chromosome 2, ASM3211899v1:
GAGCAATTGATCTCTGCCGCACTCCTTACCTTGTCCAAGGAGTcagtttcaggcctgatactgcttcacagaggcaacaaaggcaattgatTCCATGCCTTGGTGCTCTAGCCATTTAAAAACCAAAGCAAACAGGATTGAGGAGTACGATCATTATTTGACTGTTGAATGTTGAGGTGATTTAGTAGGGGGTATAAGCTTTGAGCCATAGACATTGAAGAGTCCTGTCTTGTGGATTGGCTCTCAACACGGGGGTTATGTTGAAGCTTATTTGTGACTGACATTACAAATGTCTTGCATTAACTATGGGATAACCAGTGAGTTAAAGGAAGggtatttggtaattactcaaaaaataaatgGACATAATAAtatacttggtaagaagcactgcaaatgaatgagatttttagaGGAAtatggttttagagagagggattaaaaaatgcacaaatttgTCTTCTCGGGATAAGCAATGTACTTGTGATTAGTGGTCCTAAAATGTTTGAGTATGCGTGAAACTTGCAAAATTTGTTGAATGGTGATTATATGTAGAAggatctggggtcgatttcacaaagaggtaggactagtcctaacttaggactaatcttaggatATATTAAtaatgtatggctagtcctaagatCCACCCCAGATTTTGACTGGTCAACAGGATTAGCAGATAAAACTCTTCAATGACGATAGTTTGTGCTCAGATGTACTAAGACCTGCCTTGGTTAAGACAGTGTTTAAGTGCTAGTGAAGTCTGAATGTATTGATTTATTTGATCAGAAATACTTGTCTATATTTTGCTGTGCAGATGCTGTGATTACTGTGAAGAATGGTATCATGGAAACTGCATTGGTATCGAGAAAGAAGCTTCCAGAAGCATCAAGAGATATGCCTGTCCTCCCTGTCAGAGTAAGTATGGTTTTGTATGAACACAGTGTTGTAAAAGTAGGTTCAGCTTTATTCAGATGGACTCGGCTAGCTGCTTCTCATGACTGTAGGCAGGGCATCGGTATGAAGTATCTGAATGCTATTGGAGTTGTTGGAGATGGGGGTGTGAATAACTTTAAACCAAGTGGACTAAATTGAATGGGCTTGGTGTTGATTGGGTTTCAAGTTTTAGTTGACTTACAAATTGGGCATCATTGCaataaaagcaaacaattttgtaaagcaCAGCAATgtaatttttcattaaaaatggtggATGTTGATCTCAAACTCATAGGTTAAggtacacccttgttgcactgaGCCAATTGCCCATTTGCCATTTATTCTTTAATCTCAATTGCAATTATCACCAAAAGGAaagcttttgttttctttgttaattgttctttttttttttcattcagagAAAAACCCAGAAGCGAAGACCCTTTACAAGGAGAAGAAGGAAAAAGTCGAGGTCAGGAAGGAGAAGgagaaggaaaaagaaaaagaaaaggagcgtgaacgagaacgagaacgagaacgagacAAAGAGAGACATGAGAGAGAACGGGAACAAGAGCTGCACcccaagaaaaagaagaagaagaaaaagaagaagattgtCTCTTCAGATGAGAAGAAAAGGAAGGAAAGAAGGAAAGATAAaattaagaagaagaagaagaggatgCCTACAAGTTCCTCATCAGATCGGGACAGCAGAAAGGTGACTGGAGCAGCAGCAGTAAGTATTTACAGTATTTTGTTCTCACAGCAGTCTGGTATTCAGTCAGCCGAAGCCTTTACAGGCCTCAAAATTGTGTAAAAATGCTCCAAGGTAAACTGTGGTGGGTGCACTGTATTGCAAACTGCGTTATTACCtcagtgccctggtcattgccatgttgccctttgaaatgctccaaatACTCTTTTGCATTTCCCTCATTTAGATCCCATTTATAGTAAGGAAAACATGTGAAAAAGGTGTCCTTCTCAAAATTTGAACAGACGATACAGATATGCATTTATCAATGATGTAGCAGGGGTTGTGAAGAGAAATATGTGAAGCGTAACTTCTCTACTAACTCACCTTGCACTATCCAGTCATTATCACATTAGTGAATggtttttttgttatgctttTCCCACCAGCGACATGCAAGGCGGTGTGGTCAATGTCAACCGTGTCAACTTATTAGTGACTGTGGCAAATGTGATTTCTGCTTGGTAAGTTTCAGCTCTTACAACAAGAAAATATGTTGCACAGAGGACAGGAACCCTAAGCGTAATGTGCCTTTCGTCCCATTTCTTTTTGATCAGAAAGCCTCAGTCTGTTCTTTCCTGTCTTGTTTACCATTATGGACCCCAGTTAGAAACCCGAACTGGAGCCTTGCATATGGATTTGGTTTTTCCCCTATTGGTTTACAGTAGTAGTGATTTTTGAGAGTCCCTTGGTATCATTACCTGAAGGATCTCGCTTTATAATATCGAGTAATATGGACATTCAAGTTGGCCCAGTTGTCACTTCTTTGCCTGTCTCATCAAGGGACCATGATTCTAATCCCATCTCCGactggagccttgcatgtggattggattTTCAGTCCTTACCTAATTGCGTTGGTTTTCCGaaattggggttttcctcccacatctattATTGAGACTTCTTCGTAATTTTCTAGTCAGGGGTATCTTCAGGCCTTCAAGTCACACTGCTGGTCCGTTTTGAGGTTCCTTTGATTTCATatcaagaatatttttttaatgcagcTTGACTGGAACACGCTATCTCATCTTAGAGTACCCCGCAAAAAAAGTGATTGCAACTCTTCCCTAACTTAGGCCAACTCTGAATCAGTGGCTACGGCACCGGCTACAGCTGGATTACCATGCCGGCTGGATTACCATGCTTTAAAGCACAGGCTGACCTGAGCAATAGCTACACTCAGCAGTTCATTGCCTTAATGTAACTGTATATAACATTGTTAGTAATTTATTTAAACTTATTTTCAGGACATGAAGAAATACGGTGGACTAAACAAACTCAGACAGAAGTGTCGTTTAAAACAGTGCATTAGACTGGCCAGTGTAAGTTTGTTTTTGATGTGTTTATTTGATTTCCTGCTTTTTACTGGTTGTTGTATTTAGTGGCAACCAGTGGTTTCACATGGAGCCCTTGCGTATGACGTCACCAGCGCAAACAGTGCCCTCATTGAGGTCTTAGGAAGGCTGGGAAATGTGCTCGGTGCAATTGCTAAAGCAATTAGTCTTGATCATGATTCCAAAGCCCAATGTTCGGAAATAGTGAACAATATTTTAAGgggttggataactttccgtatggcgcaatcactttttcaatcatttttacaaaaagggatatctcattgaggtaaattagatactatattatttcatatcaaatgaaaaagtggtggcgccatacggaaacttttccaagggGGTATTTACTAAGTTTCTTGTGACTCTGGTGACCATTGAGTGTGTGTTGTTTCATGTATTATGTTTGGTTCCTTAAAGTGCTGGTACCTCGTCCCACATACCATGCAGGataatactgtatgttaaagcgccttgagcgtcactgagtgacggatatgcgcgctatataagaagccacttttattattatgtcaagtctttggtaattactaatgTTGTCCGCCTGTTTTAAACTTTGACTTTGATAGGGTATGTTCAGCTCATAACATAATCCAACTTCACTCTGATTTTGTTGAAGTTATGTAATTGTgtatttcattttttgtgtaACTTACCAttcttttaattgttgttatcattttgaaatgtgcAGAAAGTTCTGAGGCATAAGAACCTTGGTTCCAGTCATTCGGAGTCGGACACCAGAAACTGGGATACAGCAAGTCTAGATACAGACACCGACACACAAAGCAGCTTCTCTGAACGGCCTAATAGAGTAAGTCAAGTAAGTAAATGACTGTTATGTATGACCCCTAGAATTATCATGAACTGTGCACTCACTTTTTGAACTgtgtaaaataaaacttgtttgaATAAGCAATATTTGTGCAACATTTTAAGCTACAAGCAACAACAAATtgttcatgtgtgttgtgttgtcactTAGCCTTCACgaaaaactctgctagggtcaaaacgtcaggccattaactattttgttcattttctaCCTATTGGttggttagcagtttgcaacagctaattctatttctcATTTTCTTTGTGGTCAGCAATCAACGCCGTCGTCAGTGGATGTGAGTTTATTGGATCATTACGACTATGCCATGAGACCTGAACTCGACCCAACTGAGAAGAAAgagaaaaaggaaagaaaagaaaagaaggaaAAGCAGTCTGAACACAAAGAGAAACAGGTCAGTAAGAATGGAAGATGCAGCATTGGATCTTAAATCTATCATGTGATTTGACTTTTGTGCTCACAGTAAAGCCATTTGTGAGATAGATTTGAATGGTGACTGGTGCAGTACACTTGTTCAATTGTTCAATCACATTTTAATTCCTCGGACTAAATCCAGTGttgctgtattattattaatcaaggCGAACTCGGCAGCGGCACCCCCAGATGGCACGCATGAAAAAAGAGAAGAGCGCGCAGCGAAGCCCTGAAGCGCCTTAGCAACTTGTTTGTCTCATCAGTTTATTCATATATGCACCTTCTGTGTGTTGCCCTCAGCACATGACTTTTTAGTGCACCATTATGTGTGTGCGGGTAACTGGGCATGCACGCGGCGTGTGACCTATGGTATTGTGTCTTCTTATTTGCCAACAACTCATCACCCTCATGCATTATGCATAACATTTCTCCCTCCAAAATCTGTggcaaaaagtaaagaaaaacatgaGGCTTGCGCTGGTCTTTTTCCGTGTGTGATATCTGGAGTCGTGCTTGACATCTTGGGGTGCTGcatgcgccttgactaaaggctacaaAGACTGTTGTACTTGTGCCACACATTTAATTGAGAATCGTGTACGGCTGTTTTCTGTCTCTTGTGTAACTGGGAAGAAGCTTGCTCCTAACCTGGTAAAACCAAGTTTAGTAAGCAAGGCATTGCACCAGACTTCTTTTAGATATAActtgcaatttttttcaaaaacacgtTCCACTTTTGATGGAAATTTGAGAGTCATATCAGTCATTTCATAATTGTTCATCCATGTTAAAAAGcctcttcctattttgtcattCAGGCATTCAAAGAGAAAGAGAAGCGACCAACCAAAGAGGAGCGTAAGCGTAAACGCGCCCAGCAGAAGCCCACCATTGATGAGCCTAAATTCAAGAGAGTGTTGCGATCAGCCGCACCTGTTGAGGAAGATTTACCACAGTGCTATGGACCTGGTTGTGTCAATGCTGCCAGACATAGCAGCAAGTATTGCAGTGAAGCATGTGGCCTCAAACTTGCCACAAAGTAAGTCTACTTtatggcctgggcccaatttcatgaagcctgtaagcacaaaaagtgcTAAGCACagtaaaatcttgcttagcataaactgggtaccagccaaaattcaatAAAGTTAACATTGTTACAACTGGTGCCCCTCTcaacttttgctaagcaaagaaatttgtcaactaGAGTTTTCTTCTAAACAGCTTTATAAcctaattttatttttctcttatAATACATTTATGATTCTGATCTTGATTCCTTTCCCAGTCGTTTGTTTGAGTTCCTGCCCCAGCGTATTCAGCAGTGGCAGCGTAGTCCCTGTATCGCTgaagaaaataacaagaaatcCCTGGAGAAGATGAGAAGCGAGATGGAAGAAGCCAAGAAGAAGATTGGAGAACTGGACGGCAAGATCGTCAAACTGAATAACCTGATCGACAGAGCCAAGAGGGAGAAAGTGGCACTGGATCAAGACGTAAGTGtttggggagggagggaggaGGGGTTGGGGTTGTACAGTCCAAAAGCAAACTTGGTTGAGTCTCAAATCTAAACGTGGTTTTCTAAAGAGAAACACTTTTTAAACATTCCTCTCTGGGCCCAactccatagagctgcttaagcagaaatagtttctgcttagcaaaaataagcaggttaccagtcacagattgtacatattagaaatgtcattttggctggtaaccatattctggtaagcataattttgttgtgctttagcTATTTTGTGGGCTTtagcagctttataaaaattTTCCCTTGGTGTTTTCTGGGACATTTTAGACTTTTTTTAcaagttatttttaaaattgttaataacAAAATGATTTATTTGCTGTTCAGTTCATTTGTCTCTGACATCATTCTTGGACTCTGATAATGGTCTCATGATTATGACCTCATTTATTGAGCAAGATTTGTTTGGTATGGAGGCATCTCTAACCAATGATGTTGACGCAGCTAGTAAAAACGCCATCCTGATGCAAGTTAAAAGCCTGTGCATTGCTTTGACAATTGTGAATTAATAAAGTGAATAATCTTGTTTGATTTCTACAGAATACAGATGGAGAGAGTGAAGAAGCTGACCTGAGTATCTTCTGTGTATCTTGTGGTCATCCTATCAACCCAGCTAGGGCCCTTAGACACATGAGCAAATGCTACACTAAGGTACGTCATAGTCAGTGAGTTTCCCCCTTGAGACTCTTCCTTTTACAACTCTGctgttttaattatttgtttttcttagacTGGTTGGGATGCAGGATTGAGTTTCTTGCTGGCAGGGGGAGAATCGTTGATCTAGGTTTGCCGTAGGGCTTGCCTTTTGAGATTTGTACAAAATTATCGCCTCACTCCTGCAAGACAAGGGTTTGGTGTCCTCCAAGTAATACACATCATTATCTCCCACTCCCACTCCCACATGATTTCCACATCTACTTTCTCCCCACTTTTTGAtgaagtattattttgtttacagtcTTGTAAAGTTTTAGTTTCATATACTGCTTATAGATTTGAGGCAGacaaatctacatgtatgtgcaatgTGTATCAGTTCCTTTTTCTTGTTCTTGTACATTTTTACTGTTGATTTTTCCAATTTAGAATGATTGTTTAACTGTTGTCTACtatgttgatgtttttatctTGCAGATTGTCATTCTGTTTGACCTTTTGGTCACAATATGATATTGTCCAATAGACCAATACTGTCCAAATATTATACCAATACACCCGTCTTTGCTTGACTGTACATAATTATTAGAGAAATACTGTGCATACCTGAGCGTCTAGTGCTCATTCCTGCATTATAAGTTTTTGCAGTCTGTATTTTTGCATTGCTAATGTCTGTTGTATGTTTTTAATGTGTAATTGTCTCCTCTCTCTATTTGTTATTCTGTACAGTCtttgacactttttgttgttaaTATACAGAGTGGTGTGTGgttttatacatttttgatatgtattttgatatattttgatATACTTTTCACTCCAGGAAAAGGAATTTCATGTACTTTTTAACATGACTAATATTGAATTGAGTTTAACAGCTCCATACCATT
This window encodes:
- the LOC139933937 gene encoding CXXC-type zinc finger protein 1-like isoform X1, which gives rise to MSESESNSSSQDEIAKSFQYLPERQAKVATLLNMMKKTDKTEKHDKDKDKDTEDDSSDPIYYCICRSTDGTRFMICCDYCEEWYHGNCIGIEKEASRSIKRYACPPCQKKNPEAKTLYKEKKEKVEVRKEKEKEKEKEKERERERERERDKERHEREREQELHPKKKKKKKKKKIVSSDEKKRKERRKDKIKKKKKRMPTSSSSDRDSRKVTGAAARHARRCGQCQPCQLISDCGKCDFCLDMKKYGGLNKLRQKCRLKQCIRLASKVLRHKNLGSSHSESDTRNWDTASLDTDTDTQSSFSERPNRVSQQSTPSSVDVSLLDHYDYAMRPELDPTEKKEKKERKEKKEKQSEHKEKQAFKEKEKRPTKEERKRKRAQQKPTIDEPKFKRVLRSAAPVEEDLPQCYGPGCVNAARHSSKYCSEACGLKLATNRLFEFLPQRIQQWQRSPCIAEENNKKSLEKMRSEMEEAKKKIGELDGKIVKLNNLIDRAKREKVALDQDNTDGESEEADLSIFCVSCGHPINPARALRHMSKCYTKYESQTSFGSAFKTKIVGESMFCDFFNSQQNTYCKRLKVLCPEHTKEPKVSADEVCGCPLVADVFQETKGFCRIAKRKCSKHYNWEKLRRAEIDLERVRWWLKLDELLEQERNIRQAMFNRAGVLGLMLHQTLDHSLLMPTGVPPQHQAQVAVSRQ
- the LOC139933937 gene encoding CXXC-type zinc finger protein 1-like isoform X2, which encodes MSESESNSSSQDEIAKSFQYLPERQAKVATLLNMMKKTDKTEKHDKDKDKDTEDDSSDPIYYCICRSTDGTRFMICCDYCEEWYHGNCIGIEKEASRSIKRYACPPCQKKNPEAKTLYKEKKEKVEVRKEKEKEKEKEKERERERERERDKERHEREREQELHPKKKKKKKKKKIVSSDEKKRKERRKDKIKKKKKRMPTSSSSDRDSRKVTGAAARHARRCGQCQPCQLISDCGKCDFCLDMKKYGGLNKLRQKCRLKQCIRLASKVLRHKNLGSSHSESDTRNWDTASLDTDTDTQSSFSERPNRQSTPSSVDVSLLDHYDYAMRPELDPTEKKEKKERKEKKEKQSEHKEKQAFKEKEKRPTKEERKRKRAQQKPTIDEPKFKRVLRSAAPVEEDLPQCYGPGCVNAARHSSKYCSEACGLKLATNRLFEFLPQRIQQWQRSPCIAEENNKKSLEKMRSEMEEAKKKIGELDGKIVKLNNLIDRAKREKVALDQDNTDGESEEADLSIFCVSCGHPINPARALRHMSKCYTKYESQTSFGSAFKTKIVGESMFCDFFNSQQNTYCKRLKVLCPEHTKEPKVSADEVCGCPLVADVFQETKGFCRIAKRKCSKHYNWEKLRRAEIDLERVRWWLKLDELLEQERNIRQAMFNRAGVLGLMLHQTLDHSLLMPTGVPPQHQAQVAVSRQ